One stretch of Arachis hypogaea cultivar Tifrunner chromosome 20, arahy.Tifrunner.gnm2.J5K5, whole genome shotgun sequence DNA includes these proteins:
- the LOC112784782 gene encoding ABC transporter B family member 2 yields MSEQEESFSGASAIDEAANEEIKKEAGKSRKEQRVPLHKLFSFADFYDCVLMAIGSIGACVHGASVPVFFIFFGKMINVAGLAYLYPKETSHRVAKYSLDFVYLSIVILFASWTEVACWMHTGERQAAKMRMAYLRSMLNQDITLFDTDASTGDVISAITSDIIVVQDAISEKVGNLMHYISRFAAGFAIGFVKVWQISLVTLAIVPLIALAGGAYAYVTFGLVARVRKAYVKAGGIAQEVIANVRTVQAFSGEERAVRSYRAALINTYRNGYKAGLAKGLGLGSMHCVLFLSWALLVWFTSIVVHKNIANGGVSFTTMLNVVISSLSLGQAAPDISAFVRARAAAYPIFEMIERDTVNKTSSKFGQRLSKLEGNIQFKDVCFSYPSRPDVPIFNNLCLEIPSGKIVALVGGSGSGKSTIISLIERFYEPLSGQILLDGNDIRGLDLRWLRQQIGLVNQEPALFATSIKDNILYGKDDATLAEINHAVTLSDAQTFINNLPDGLDTKVGERGIQLSGGQKQRIAISRAIVKNPSILLLDEATSALDAESEKSVQEALDRVMVGRTTVIVAHRLSTIKNADIIAVVQQGKIVETGNHEELISNPNGVYASLVEIQESASLQHHPRVDSSMGQTSSVSRTTSFGGSFHSDKESVGYFGSNEAESSIRNNSSHVSIRRLYSMVGPDWYYGVFGTLGAFIAGALMPLFALGITHALVAYYMDWNATRREIRKIAFLFCGAAILAVTAYTIEHLSFGIMGERLTLRVRETMFSAVLKNEIAWFDDTSNTSSMLSSRLEADATLLRTIVVDRSTILFQNVGLIVTSFIIAFILNWRVTLVVLATYPLIVSGHISEKLFMKGFGGNLSKAYLKANMLAGEAVSNMRTVAAFCCEEKVIHLYAQELVEPSKRSFKRGQIAGIFYGISQFFIFSSYGLALWYGSVLMQKELSSFKSVMKSFMVLIVTALAMGETLALAPDMLKGNQMAASVFEVMDRRTGIKGDVGEELHTVEGTIELKNIHFRYPSRPDVVVFNDFNMRVPSGKTVALVGHSGSGKSSVISLILRFYDPTSGRVMIDGKDIRNLNLKSVRKHIGFVQQEPVLFATSIYDNILYGKEEASNSEVVEAAKLANAHNFISSLPEGYSTKVGERGAQLSGGQRQRIAIARAILKNPAILLLDEATSALDVESERVVQQALDKLMNNRTTIVVAHRLSTIRNAYQISVVDDGKIVEQGTHSSLIQNKSGAYYKLVSLQQQHLHLHEQQN; encoded by the exons ATGTCAGAGCAGGAGGAATCGTTCTCTGGTGCCTCGGCAATTGATGAGGCAGCAAATGAAGAGATAAAGAAGGAAGCAGGAAAGAGTAGAAAGGAACAGAGGGTTCCTTTACACAAGCTCTTCTCGTTTGCTGACTTCTATGATTGTGTCTTGATGGCTATTGGATCCATTGGGGCATGTGTTCATGGTGCCTCTGTGCctgtcttctttattttctttggaAAGATGATCAATGTGGCTGGCTTAGCTTACCTTTATCCCAAAGAAACTTCCCATCGAGTTGCCAAG TACTCATTGGATTTTGTGTATCTAAGTATAGTAATACTGTTTGCGTCTTGGACAG AGGTTGCTTGTTGGATGCACACCGGAGAACGTCAGGCAGCGAAGATGAGGATGGCTTATTTAAGATCAATGCTGAATCAAGATATTACTTTATTTGATACAGATGCATCAACCGGAGATGTTATATCTGCCATTACAAGTGACATTATTGTTGTCCAAGATGCAATATCCGAGAAGGTAGGAAATTTGATGCATTACATAAGCAGATTTGCAGCGGGGTTTGCCATTGGATTTGTGAAAGTGTGGCAGATCAGTTTAGTGACACTTGCAATTGTACCCTTAATTGCACTTGCTGGAGGTGCTTATGCATATGTCACATTTGGGCTAGTTGCCAGAGTTCGCAAAGCCTATGTAAAGGCTGGTGGGATCGCTCAAGAGGTGATAGCCAATGTGAGAACAGTACAAGCATTTTCAGGAGAAGAAAGGGCAGTGAGATCATACAGAGCGGCTCTCATCAACACCTATAGAAATGGCTATAAAGCAGGTTTGGCAAAGGGTCTGGGACTAGGCTCCATGCATTGCGTCCTTTTCCTCTCCTGGGCTCTGCTTGTTTGGTTCACTAGCATCGTTGTTCACAAGAATATTGCCAATGGCGGCGTCTCTTTCACTACGATGCTCAACGTTGTTATCTCTAGCCT ATCACTTGGGCAGGCAGCACCAGATATTTCTGCATTTGTCCGAGCAAGGGCAGCTGCTTATCCCATCTTTGAGATGATAGAAAGAGACACAGTGAACAAGACCAGCTCCAAGTTTGGTCAAAGATTGAGCAAATTGGAGGGTAACATCCAATTTAAGGATGTATGTTTCAGTTATCCTTCTCGTCCTGATGTACCCATCTTCAACAACCTCTGTCTTGAGATTCCTTCTGGCAAAATTGTAGCCCTTGTGGGAGGAAGTGGCTCCGGAAAGAGCACTATAATATCGTTGATTGAGCGCTTCTATGAACCACTTTCTGGTCAAATACTACTAGACGGGAACGATATTAGGGGACTTGATCTCAGATGGCTTAGACAGCAAATTGGGCTAGTTAATCAAGAACCTGCACTCTTTGCTACAAGCATCAAGGACAACATACTGTATGGAAAAGATGATGCAACGCTTGCTGAAATAAATCATGCTGTGACGCTATCAGATGCTCAGACTTTCATTAACAATCTTCCGGATGGATTAGATACAAAG GTTGGTGAAAGAGGGATTCAACTATCAGGTGGACAGAAGCAAAGGATTGCAATATCTCGAGCTATTGTCAAGAATCCATCAATACTTTTATTAGATGAAGCAACGAGCGCTCTGGATGCGGAGTCAGAGAAGAGTGTACAGGAGGCACTTGATCGAGTGATGGTTGGTAGAACAACCGTGATAGTGGCACATAGGCTTTCTACCATTAAGAATGCAGATATTATCGCGGTTGTTCAGCAAGGAAAGATTGTGGAAACTGGCAACCACGAGGAGCTCATTTCTAACCCAAATGGTGTATATGCATCTCTTGTTGAAATCCAGGAGTCGGCCTCTTTGCAACACCACCCTCGTGTGGATTCTAGCATGGGACAAACATCCAG CGTTTCCCGTACAACAAGCTTTGGTGGTAGTTTTCATTCGGATAAAGAATCTGTTGGCTATTTTGGTTCTAATGAAGCAGAAAGTAGTATTAGAAACAACTCAAGCCATGTCTCGATAAGGAGACTATATTCCATGGTTGGTCCTGACTGGTATTATGGAGTTTTTGGAACCTTGGGTGCATTTATTGCTGGTGCCCTGATGCCACTTTTTGCTCTCGGAATAACTCATGCACTTGTAGCATACTACATGGACTGGAATGCAACGCGTCGTGAAATTAGGAAAATAGCTTTCCTCTTCTGCGGGGCAGCAATTTTAGCCGTTACTGCTTATACCATCGAACATCTGTCTTTCGGAATCATGGGCGAGCGGCTTACCCTTCGTGTCAGAGAAACAATGTTTTCTG CTGTTTTGAAAAATGAAATTGCCTGGTTTGATGATACTAGCAACACAAGTTCTATGCTTTCATCACGTTTAGAGGCTGATGCGACTTTATTAAGAACTATTGTTGTTGATCGATCTACAATTCTCTTTCAGAATGTTGGTCTGATTGTTACTTCATTTATTATTGCCTTCATTTTGAACTGGAGGGTTACGCTTGTTGTCTTGGCTACATATCCTTTGATCGTCAGTGGTCACATCAGTGAG AAACTTTTTATGAAAGGCTTTGGTGGAAACCTGAGCAAAGCATATCTAAAAGCCAACATGTTGGCGGGGGAGGCTGTGAGTAATATGCGTACTGTTGCAGCATTTTGTTGTGAAGAAAAAGTCATCCACCTTTATGCTCAAGAGCTTGTTGAACCATCCAAGCGTTCATTCAAACGAGGCCAAATTGCTGGCATATTCTATGGCATATCCcagttctttattttctcttcttatGGCCTTGCCTTATG GTACGGATCAGTTTTGATGCAGAAGGAGCTTTCTAGCTTTAAATCAGTTATGAAGTCGTTCATGGTTTTGATTGTAACCGCACTGGCCATGGGGGAGACTTTGGCATTGGCACCAGACATGCTAAAAGGAAATCAAATGGCTGCATCAGTTTTTGAAGTGATGGATAGAAGGACAGGAATAAAGGGAGATGTGGGAGAAGAGTTGCATACAGTGGAAGGAACAATTGAGCTAAAAAATATCCATTTCCGATACCCTTCAAGGCCAGATGTGGTTGTTTTTAATGATTTCAACATGAGAGTTCCTTCAGGGAAGACTGTTGCCTTGGTGGGGCACAGTGGTTCCGGGAAAAGCTCCGTCATCTCTCTTATACTCAGATTTTATGATCCAACATCTGGAAGGGTGATGATTGATg GAAAAGACATAAGGAATCTTAATTTAAAATCTGTTAGGAAACACATTGGTTTTGTGCAACAAGAACCGGTTCTTTTTGCAACATCGATTTATGACAATATTCTTTATGGAAAGGAAGAAGCGTCCAATTCAGAAGTAGTTGAAGCAGCTAAGCTTGCAAATGCTCATAACTTCATAAGTAGTCTTCCTGAGGGATACTCCACCAAAGTAGGGGAAAGAGGAGCTCAACTATCTGGTGGTCAGAGACAAAGGATAGCTATTGCGAGGGCCATATTGAAGAATCCTGCAATCTTGTTGCTGGATGAAGCCACCAGCGCACTAGATGTGGAGTCAGAACGTGTAGTACAACAAGCTCTAGACAAATTGATGAACAACAGAACAACAATTGTGGTGGCTCATAGGCTATCCACAATAAGAAATGCATATCAAATCTCTGTTGTCGACGATGGAAAAATAGTTGAGCAAGGGACTCATTCGAGTCTGATACAGAACAAGAGTGGAGCATATTATAAATTAGTTAGCCTTCAACAACAACATCTACATTTACATGAGCAACAAAATTAG
- the LOC112785068 gene encoding RING-H2 finger protein ATL29-like: MSSSEAGYKTPEAEYNTPPALIAFTLAILVLCFMAFSVVYLCKYCLVSVLHSWAFHQSFSGSLLRPSSTNRSSSIGLDPSMLQTFPTFVYSSVKDLRSLECAICLLEFEDDSLIRLLTICCHVFHQECIDLWLYSHKTCPVCRTNLEEHKSGEGEISGSSGGADIRIDIITDMATQGSGGHQGTGGEDHSCSDEHYHNNNGVQQEHKFARSHSTGHSIVFRGEEEENDDKYTLRLPQHIIRGRHHYSKSCTSFQEMQMTTSTRPCSNCGFVESVSSCSTSLAHIQIS; this comes from the coding sequence ATGTCATCGTCGGAGGCGGGCTACAAGACGCCCGAAGCAGAATACAATACCCCACCGGCGTTAATAGCATTCACGTTAGCCATCCTAGTGTTATGCTTCATGGCCTTCAGCGTTGTGTACTTGTGCAAGTACTGCCTTGTAAGCGTCCTCCACTCTTGGGCCTTCCACCAGAGTTTCTCTGGTTCATTGCTTCGTCCTTCATCAACAAATAGGTCTTCCTCAATAGGCCTTGATCCTTCCATGCTTCAAACGTTCCCAACCTTTGTGTATTCCTCCGTAAAGGACCTCCGCAGCCTAGAATGTGCCATTTGCTTGCTCGAATTCGAGGACGACAGCTTGATTCGCCTCTTGACTATTTGCTGCCATGTTTTCCACCAAGAATGCATTGACCTTTGGCTTTATTCCCACAAGACTTGCCCTGTTTGCCGCACAAACCTCGAGGAGCATAAATCAGGAGAAGGAGAAATCAGTGGTAGCAGTGGTGGTGCTGACATACGCATTGACATAATAACAGACATGGCCACCCAAGGTAGTGGGGGTCATCAGGGTACAGGAGGAGAGGATCATTCGTGTAGTGATGAACATTATCATAATAATAATGGGGTGCAGCAAGAACATAAGTTTGCAAGGTCACACTCAACGGGCCATTCCATAGTTtttagaggagaagaagaagaaaatgatgataAATATACCTTGAGGCTGCCGCAACACATTATAAGAGGGCGGCACCACTATTCTAAGAGTTGTACAAGTTTTCAAGAGATGCAGATGACGACTTCGACTAGGCCTTGTAGTAATTGTGGCTTTGTTGAATCTGTATCTAGCTGCTCCACCTCTCTCGCTCATATCCAAATTTCTTGA
- the LOC112782287 gene encoding protein TORNADO 2 — MALSNNVIGGITLGAVLLSIPIIGAGIWLSTEVAESCVKVLEWAVLMLGIVMMVVGLAGLAGALLWRVQQVRVMIFYLVAMLVLIVLLVCLVVLVYTVTLRGHGNVQPNRSYLEYHLDDFSLWLRRRIRSSRIKTCLSKTNMCARLNQSYRMPQDFFNAHLTPMQSGCCKPPTECGYTFVNPTYWISPISTAADADCTRWSNDQMQLCYNCDSCKAGVLAALRKEWRAANLILLISLLPLVALYLAAFFAFRNAKTDQLFRRYRQGYT, encoded by the coding sequence ATGGCACTGAGCAACAATGTGATAGGAGGCATCACCTTAGGGGCGGTGCTGCTGTCGATTCCAATAATTGGGGCCGGGATATGGCTGAGCACAGAGGTAGCGGAATCGTGTGTGAAGGTTCTAGAATGGGCGGTGCTTATGTTGGGGATTGTGATGATGGTGGTGGGTCTGGCAGGATTGGCGGGAGCATTATTGTGGAGAGTCCAGCAGGTGAGGGTGATGATATTCTACCTGGTAGCCATGCTGGTGCTAATCGTGTTGCTGGTGTGCCTGGTGGTGTTGGTGTACACGGTCACCCTTAGAGGCCACGGCAACGTTCAACCCAACCGCTCATACTTGGAATACCACTTGGATGACTTCTCGCTTTGGCTTCGTCGAAGGATTAGAAGCTCTCGTATCAAAACCTGCCTTTCCAAAACCAATATGTGCGCTCGCTTGAACCAAAGTTACCGAATGCCTCAGGACTTCTTTAATGCGCATCTGACACCCATGCAGTCAGGGTGCTGTAAGCCACCAACAGAATGCGGTTACACCTTTGTGAATCCAACGTACTGGATAAGCCCCATCAGCACGGCAGCAGATGCTGACTGCACACGCTGGAGCAACGACCAGATGCAGCTCTGCTACAACTGTGACTCCTGTAAGGCCGGTGTCTTGGCCGCCCTCAGGAAAGAATGGAGAGCGGCCAATCTCATACTCCTCATTTCTTTGCTTCCTCTCGTTGCACTCTACCTCGCTGCCTTCTTTGCCTTTCGGAACGCAAAAACTGACCAACTCTTCCGCAGATACAGGCAAGGATACACCTAG